The genomic window GCCGAGTTAGAACTTGCCACTGGTGGATTCTCTGAGGCCAACTTCCTGGCTGAGGGGGGATTTGGATCCGTTCACAGAGGGGTTCTACCGGATGGACAAGTCGTTGCTGTCAAGCAACATAAATTGGCTAGTTCTCAGGGTGACCTTGAGTTTTGCTCAGAGGTAGAAGTCCTGAGTTGTGCTCAGCACCGAAATGTTGTTATGCTGATTGGATTCTGTATAGAGGATAAGAGAAGGCTACTAGTTTACGAGTACATATGCAATGGATCATTGGATTCACATTTATATGGTGATTTCTCTTGCTCTCTTGCATCCGAAATTCTATGCTTACAGAATTTTTTTCAATTGCACTAGACTATAATATCAGACTTATGTTTGCTACTTTGATTTATTAATCTGATGCCAACTAAAAGCAGGTGGTGAAGTAGGATTAATGTGACAATGTTTTTCATTTTGAATACagtgattgaatcaagacatatATTTTACTGACATGATTGTAAATTAGTCTAATATTTCAAACTATTTCAGGGAGACAGCGAGAACCATTAGAATGGGCTGCACGGCAAAAAATTGCCATTGGAGCTGCTCGTGGGTTACGATATCTTCATGAAGAGTGCAGAGTGGGATGCATTATCCACCGTGACATGCGGCCTAACAACATTCTCATAACTCATGATTTTGAACCACTGGTATGGTAGTGCTCGCCTATTGTACAATGCATTCTTGTAGGTTTGTAGTTTACACTATAAAAGGCACCTTTACCTCACTTTTGAATATCCACCCATCTACATTTTTAAATTTACTTACCATTGGATGTAAAGGACAGAGAATTTTCTGAGTCTTGTATAGATTACAACCTAAACTCTGGTGTATGCTGAATTTGAGTTGGATTACATACATGCCTAATTTTTCTAACAGCATTATATTGTGATTGCAAGGTTGGTGATTTTGGATTGGCGAGGTGGCAACCTGATGGAGACACGGGTGTGGAAACCCGAGTAATTGGAACATTCGGGTATGTATTTGTGTTTTTCCTGAATGGTTTTCATAATCAAAACTTGTCTGAGAAATATGAACTCACAATTAAGATATGACGTTACTGTGTAGGTATTTGGCTCCTGAATATGCTCAAAGCGGCCAAATAACTGAAAAAGCTGATGTTTATTCATTCGGGGTGGTATTGGTGGAGCTTGTTACAGGGAGAAAAGCTGTGGATCTCACGCGGCCTAAGGGACAGCAGTGTCTTACTGAGTGGGTAAGTTATAAAGTTTTAATGGAATTTTCATGGATAAACTATATTTGCAATTTTTACTCGAACCATTCTGTGAAAATTTTCACCCTTTATATTATACCCAACCAAACATTGCCTAAGAGTTTAAGTATGACTATGTCTATAATTAACAATCAGAAATCCTATATAATCCCCTTTTATGTTTCTGGTTGTTCATGCCAAGTCTTGTCGAAATTTGAGTAAATGTTTTGATATTTAACAGGCACGACCACTGTTGGAAGAATATGCCATTGAGGAACTGATTGATCCAAGGCTGGGGAACCAATACTTAGAAAATGAGGTCTATTGCATGTTGCATGCTGCATCATTATGCATACGGCGAGATCCTCATTCTAGACCACGCATGTCACAGGTAAAGCAAGTTCTTGAACTGATTTTTGTTGGAAAAAATTGCTTTGAAGAATTCTCAATCacatatttattataatttgatcAAACTCTATTTCAAGTTAAAATCAATAGGAAAAGCTAATGCTGCATGTTTAGATAATGTTTTTTGAATTGACCATGTTCTCTGCCTAactctttttaaaattatttctgCTTGTTAATTCAAGGTTCTTCGTATACTGGACGGCGACATGGTCATGGACACGAGTTACATTTCAACTCCAAGTTATGATGTGGGAAACCGGAGTGGCAGACTCTGGTCGGAGCCGCTGCAGAGGCAGCACCATTACAGCGGTCCTCTGTTAGAAGAGTCACTTGAATCATTCAGTGGGAAGCTATCTCTTGACAAATACAGGCCTGCATATTGGGATAGGGACAACAAAGCAAGAAGGACTTCATGTGAAGATGACATTTAGAAAGGGGTTGATACTTGATCAAAATTGAAAATTGCTTTTTTCTTGTTATGCTAAATATGTTTATTTTCCCTCCTATTTTGTAATTTTGCATCTTTCTATCTATCTTTCTGCAGTGAGATCTAATTTTGCATGTGTATAATAGCAGGGTGAAAGTAGGATAGGTAAAAAAATATAGAAGCTTTTGAAATTCTTCAGAGAAAATCATGTACACACTATTGTGCCTAAAAGGGCCTCTTTGACTTGAGAGAGTTTGTGGGGTcttgaaatgaaatgaaatggAGTAGCTTCTTCTAAGTTCAAAGATTGTTGGTTTAATTATCATTTATCCCTTTTCACTTTCCATGTGTGTGTCCATGCACATGCATATGCGTTGAGAAGCAAACAAACATGGTTTGATGGTTGTCATCTGAAGTTCTGAACCAACTTGGACAGTGACACAGACAAATCAGAGTTAGCCTTTTGCATCTATGAAGGGTACTAAAATCACAGGGTAATTAATAATGACACTTCACCTTTTTGAGTTTGGATGATATTAGAAACattttatttatgaaaatgtACACTAAACTCTAATATATGCAAGTCTCATGACTCATGACATAATATcttcatattttataaaatatagcaCTAATCTCAATATCTTATAATTAAAAAAGAGGTAAGTATAGACATGACAAAACAAAAGCAAAAAATGTTGAATATATAGTAGCAGTTAATGAGACTGATAGAGTTTATCcattttaaaaatcttaaaattttgaagCAATTAATAAAACCAAAAAATCTTGGTTGGCTGATGTTGACAATGTCCTATGCTTTTTTGAATTCTTGACTTCTAGGAATCATGTGAAGCAAAATTCATTGGTTGGCTGATGATGACAATCCTGAGAGGGTTCAGACAACATAAATTCATGAGACATGTCAAAGTGTGATGTCACTTGCCTATGATTTGGCAAATTATAAACAAAATGACTCCATACCTTATCTCAAGGCCAACCCTGTCTAATTCTTGTCCATATATCATTACTTCTTATAGATCAACATCAACACAAATATTGCAGTGCAGAATACACAGGTCCTGATTCCTAATTTCCTACCATAATTATTGTGTTATTTTCCATTTTACACAAATTTATTGTGTTAAGGGTGCTAATCCCTTCTTTCCTATGTCACTTCCTAATTCCATGGTTACTTAACAAAGCTTAACTAAGACAATATATTCTTAAAGTTATTAATATGTTAAATAATATTGAAAGAACAAAATGAGCTTGCATAATGCATGCAATGTtcttaagattaaaaaaaaaaaaaaccttgatGGCAACTCCCCTTTTTAGAGCATACCTATGGTGAAGACAATGCTTGCTTATTCTGACTAACTTGCTGAGTTTTGTGCTAAGCATTATGATATTGCAAAAATTTGGGAGCATATACACATGCACCTCATTATTATGGACTACAACTATTGGTGGATGAGATAGGTGTTGAGGTTTCTAAGATTTAAGCTTTTGTCCTTTTCTTTATGTTGTAcccaaaaagcaaaagaaaactcATTTTTCCACTGCATTAACACTTGCTGCTTTTCTAGATTAAGCTCACCAGAATAAGTAAAGGATATCAAATCGATGAAAAGAAAATGTACTGCATCCTTAAAAGTAAATTGCTACTATTCTCCATGAATTACTTAGCGGTTGGAATTTCTAGAGTTTAAAGCTAATGCTAAATAGTAAACAATAGCAATAATGGCTAATAGATATACCAAAGTCATTTTCTAGAGCGTTATAAATGTTTGGGCAGTTGGAGAAAGATTAGACATAGAAGAACAGGCCTTTGAAACCGACCCAGTAAATTGAATGCACTTCAATCATTACACTTCTAGTACTATAATGTTCACAAACCCACCAGAAAAAGTTACCATCATGAGTGTATCTTATAcggctaaaatttttatatatgaataattttaatgtgaaatacaaaaatatttgatgattttggtgttCTACAGGGTTGTGGTAGTAGCACAAAACGTCACTGACGTTTtgcaataaattttttttttaatcatcaaaGAACAAAACTTCACTgacgttttgtaataaaaaatattattttaattattaaaacagaaaacgtcactgacgttttgttagaaaaatattattttaattgaagaAACACAAAACGTCATTAACGTTTTGTAAATGGCCATAGTTGTGTTTAACACACAATTTGGTTCATGACGAAGGATTTCACCTCTAGTGatacaatattaaaaagaaaaagttctaTCTTATACTAGTTGTATTTACATGAAAATATGGAAAATTGCAATAATGTAATGTCTTTTTCACATGAAAACTATTCAGAGTTGCATGACACTACTATATTTGGTTACTGAGTAATATTATATACACCACTTTTTTATACATTTTTTCATACACATTTTACTTTTGATATTAAGAATAATTGATAAAAGATACAAAGTGTGTCTTTTATACCATGAAAAtgtaaaaatataaagaaaaaacaGTACGAACATAATTCTATTAGTAATCTAGCTTCTTATCTTATTTGCATATTCTTAGGTCATCAGAACGTACATAATATCTCTATTGCTCAACAATATTCCATTTAACATTATAAATCAAGTTTTATAGAACAAGGACATGTTTAGTCCATAACTCGGTAATAAATTTAGCTAAAATGAAGGATAAAAACAAAATGAGGGAATATCTTTTTTTATAATAGTGAAAGGAATATACTACAAAATGAAGATGTTTTCTAAGGTTGATAAACATTCCCAATATTTCCAATACGTTGCAACTATGCTAGAGAAAACACAATGTTGGCCTTTATATCAAACAACAAAATTATCTGGAAATTGGCTTGCTTCCATTTCTTCTAATGCTTCCTCATTTTAGACCTTGCGTATCTACAAGAAAATATTTAGGGACATAAGACATCAATCCTAGCTAGAGTATCTAAAATTAATAGAAACCATTAGGTTAGAAGTTACTCTATGTGCATGCCACCCCGATCTGACGACGACAGCATGCTGCCCTGAAGCTGCTCCATGACCTTAGTAGCTTGTTCAACTTCCTGTAAAAGAATAAAGGTTAGTAAATTGATAAGGGGTAAGCAAGCAAAATTTACTACACTGACCAACAGGGGATTGATCCTCTAGAACGGATTTTGACCATGTTGAATCCAGCATACCTGGAAAATGGATTTAAGACATTAAAGCTCGATAGTAAAAACTCAAAATCAAGTGAAAGATGAACATTGCAAGATCAAGATATAACAAGAACCAGTAGGTCCAGCACTGCTCCAATATGAACAACTTTACTATAGACACAACAACTCACACTGAGAAAGTTTGTCTCAGTTCATCTTCGGTGCAGTTTGGACCAAGATTTGCAATGAAGAGAGTAGAGCATGGTCCTCCATCAGGACCCCTTTCATGCTGCTCCTACATAAAATTTGGAAGAATTAAATATGGACGTTTCTAATGAGAAATGGAAGTAAAATCTTTTACATGCTAGGCAGTAATGAACATGATTGTTTATTTGAGTTAATTTATGATATTATTTAAACAAGTTTACTCAAATACAAACTccttttgaaagagaaaattgtATAAGTTCAATTGGTAAACTATTCATTGCACAATTGCGTTCACAAGTCTAAATATTTACACTTTATTTGTAATCAAAATGTATAATTTGGACACTTTTGTCGGATACTTGATTTGACTTGTTTATGTTATGTATTGATCTATCTACATGTTTTTGTTACAAGGCTGAAATTGTTCAATAAGGGAAGTCCAATGCACAAACATCCCGTGTTAACGCAATGTTTAGAGAAGGGTCCCACCCAAAGGTATAATGTAAACAACCAAACTTGATAACTGTATGAACAATAGTAAATTGTTCAAGAGTTTCTAGAACATATCTTTTAAATAATAAAGTTTAAGCATGCAGAATATCTAAACTTCTTGTTTGAAAACCAAGGTATTGAACTCTGTTCATCATATAGAGTGGGACAAATATTGGCTGTTCTACAGAGGCAGTAAGCTGAAAAGTTCCAATCTATTGTGGGTTCTCATTCACTTACCGCAGACACAGCACTGTCAGAGCCAAACTTAATCTCACTGCTGCAAACAATTAGAAAACATAAAAGTTAGGGAATAAGGAATCACTAGAGTATTCAAAACATTTAGGATATTTTTATCGCTCAGTACATTTGTGTCAGCAATATGCAAAATCACGAAATAGTGACTCGTAGTAAACTGTACTTTCGACCTTTTAGTGGTTGCTAAATCACCATGGCTGCCACCACTTCCTGATGGTTCATCAGGATCACTGTCACCTAATGTGCAAGAACATGCAGGTGAGCCACAAATACAAGAGGGACAAGAATATGTAACATAACTTTGTAGTCCTCCCCTAATTTCCTTTCTTCATCTCACTAATCCAATTTAATAGGAAAGGGAAGTGTAGCGCATCATATAATTCATTACATGGGAATCATATATCTACTTTGCTTTGAACTTATAATGAAGCAACATTACCATCATCACTTGATGACCCTTGAACATCAGCCTCTCCTTTAGACCGTTTATCTATAACAACATAGGCTCCGCTACCTGGGGAAGACAAATAGTCCAATGAACATATTGGAATGTAAAAACAACTCCATTTCTCCACAATTTATCAACCTAAATGAAtacatataaatttttatattggACAGAACGGGAAATATTAATGTttttcattttcatatctcacaAGTAAGCATAATGTATATACCTGGCTTACGCTTCCTCCTTGAGTTTGACCTAGCAAGTTCAATATGCAAAACAGAACCAGCTTGTGGATCAAATTTCACGCCCTGATGATCGCCCCGTAAGAAAGAAATCACATAGGAAACTAATTGTGGACATTTTATCAGTAAAAATACCATCTTTACTCTATTGTCTACTGGACAACTAATTAGAATCATTCATAATACACTAACTTCCAGCATTTCCTTATCACTACACACATGTCAATTTCATACCATATCTTCATCAATATCATCATAGTCCAAAACAGGGTAGATGATACCATAATCGTAAGTCTAATGAACTATAAGTGTATCAAATAATTTTCTCAACATGGAAATGAGAATGAACTATCTGCACCACCGTCCTAAACTAATAAACTCCAAATCCTTGACCTTCATCTAAAATGGCATAATCTGACCCTAACCACTTACATTTAAAGCGTGCAATGCTGCCATCGCCGATTGATGATTGAAAAAAGTAGCAAACGCAACAACCTGAAAAGATTATTGAGTGAATGAGTGAACAACTTTCAttcaatatcataaaaaaattagattaaatccTCACTTAAGCCCTCTGAAACTGTAGTAATCACCGATCACTATAGCACTTAACTTAAGCAAATTCACTTATGAAACCCTAAAATAGTCCATTACGTGCTTAAATTAGTCTCTAACATTGAATTGGTTAATGAAAGTAACATGACATTGTATTCTCATTATTCAAATCAAATATCAGAGACAGTCATTAGTTTATAATCAAACTTCACGATTTCAATTTCAATAGGACTAAAGTGAGAAAGTAATATACACAATTCACCGAAATTTTAGTTACAACTGCATCAGTAAAGAGaagcttctttctttcttttttctttgttctcATTATTATTTTGAGGAGAATGAAAGGGAAAAATGATGTGCCTGGTTGGCGCGTCCGGTGTACTTGAGCTGGCAGGAGTCGAAGCCGGGGCGACGGCGGAAGAGGTTGTGAATCTCACGCGCCTTCACGTCGTCTGGGAGGCCCGACACAAACAACGTGTTGATGTGGCTTCGCTCATCCTGCTGCTGGTATGCGTAGTATGGGTCAAAAGGTTGGTGAGCCATTTACCGTCGGAGTTTTCGCAGTCGTGTGTGGCAGCGATGACGGTGGCCGGAGAAAGAGTCGAGAAGAGTGGGAAAATGTTTTCGGCGGTGACAGGGTTTTTGCTTTGTAGTTACTCAGATGAAACGAAATCCAGGAGCACTGTGTTAGTGTCGTTTACTAGAACTTGCCTTTTCTCATATTAGACGATGTCGTTTGGGCCTTGGAGCATTCGTTTGCCCTTTGTTAAGAACCAAAACGACATGAAATTATGACTTTTTAGCATTCGTTTGCCCTTTTGATTTTTTAAGAACGGATTTATCAATTTCAGTGtgagaaagggggagaaatgTGTAATTTCTTTTGTTCTTAAGTTTCTAACAAAAAACAAAGGTGAAATTTCAGTTGATACTTTACTCTCTTCTATCATATTGAAGAAAATTTAGTTTATTTATAGTTTatactttatatttttttattatttatttatttactttttaaataAAGTATCAAAAGTTGCAGAAGCATTTGATTCTGCACATTTgtttaactaaataaaaataaatagatttGTGGTAACTCAATGATTCATACTTCGTCCATGGTAGAAATAGCAATACATGTTAACATTGGCATAGTTAGCTTTGTCCTTTCTTGATCTCTTGGATGCATTTTATCTCTTTAGTTTCTTGAAACATGATTTACAAAACTTCTTTTGACTTGCATCATTAATTTTAATTTGGTAGAGGTTATGATACCAACAATTCTAACTACCCAATGTTATGATTTAAAAGATGCAGTTAGAATAAGTGATCATCTTCTATATATCATTTGGATACTTATAGTAATTGATAGAGCATTGATGCAGTTGATACCTCAAGTTACTTTGAATTTATAGTAATTTTTGTAGTTAGTTTCGTACTACTCTGCCTTTATACTTTCATGGGCTATGCTTTTATCATGCATGTTGTTGTTCCATTTACATTACTTGACATGCTAACCTTAACTATTTATTGTTTTCAATTCCCAGCATGGCAGCATATAACACACAGCATGAAAGATCCAAGTATTGTTACATTATGGGTGGATTTACCTATAATGATGAAGTAAAGCAGAAAATATGGTGCAATACAAGGTTATTTGTTTATATTCTTTTTTGTTGTTCAGTGTTTTGGTTCAACATTTGATGTATTCCTTTTCCCACCTGTTGGTTTCAATatattttcgtttttttttttcttttgtatttccTTAGTTGCCTCATGCAATGCTCATATTTGTTCAAATCAATTTTGTTAAAACTAAGGATAGATGAAAATTTTCATAGCTTGGAGCAGACAATTTTTTCTTTATAGTCTGCTCTATGATTGGTATCTCTAGAACGATTTTTAGGGTTGTTTCTGTAGAATATCTAAATATAAAAGAAGTGAAAGAATGATGATTTGCTGCATTATGCAAGTGATTAGACTAGTTGTTGCAATAAGTGTTTGCTGTGTGGGAATTGAAGTGCATGATGTGGCTTTTGTAGATGGTAAATTGCAAATTGAAATTATAAGTTAGGTTAAAAATGTTAAGAAAAGCTCTGTATACAAgtcattagggcttgtatgctttacaagttaaTTAACGAATAAATCCCCCAAAACGCGATGCAAGgtatgttcttcttcttcttcttcctcttcctcttcttcttcttctttttttctttcgtttcttgccttctctttctcctccttcttcttcttactgcacattcttcttcttcttcttcttcttcttcttcttcttcttcttcttcttcttcttcttcttcttcttcttcttcttcttcttcttcttcttcttcttcttcttcttcttcttcttcttcttcttcttcttcttcttcttcttcttcttcttcttcttcttcttcttcttcttcttttctttcgtttctttccttctttttctccttcttcttcttcttgctgtacgttcttcttcctctttctgttctttttcttcatttacgtgcttctctctgttttctttcttcgttattctcgatttccattgtttttttacattaagctctgaaatcgtttttgaagaataagaagcagcagaagatgaggaggagaaagaaaaagagttcTGAAATATGCAtgaggtgtacttcaacgaattttgggtgtatttcttaaatcctttgggtgtatttttgtaatcctttgggtgaatttctgtaaccgtttgtgtgtatttttgtaatcgttagggtgtatttctgtaatcgtttgggtgtatttttgtaatcctttgggtgtatttctataatcgtttgggtgaattcctgtaaccatttgggtgtatttctgtaatcgtttgggtgtattacagaaaggattacagaaatacacccaaaggattacagaaatacacccaaagaatttaagaaatacacccaaaatagggggagacagtatatttctttt from Arachis ipaensis cultivar K30076 chromosome B09, Araip1.1, whole genome shotgun sequence includes these protein-coding regions:
- the LOC107619465 gene encoding uncharacterized protein LOC107619465; protein product: MAHQPFDPYYAYQQQDERSHINTLFVSGLPDDVKAREIHNLFRRRPGFDSCQLKYTGRANQVVAFATFFNHQSAMAALHALNGVKFDPQAGSVLHIELARSNSRRKRKPGSGAYVVIDKRSKGEADVQGSSSDDGDSDPDEPSGSGGSHGDLATTKSSEIKFGSDSAVSAEQHERGPDGGPCSTLFIANLGPNCTEDELRQTFSVYAGFNMVKIRSRGSIPLTFILLQEVEQATKVMEQLQGSMLSSSDRGGMHIEYARSKMRKH